A genomic window from Solanum stenotomum isolate F172 chromosome 10, ASM1918654v1, whole genome shotgun sequence includes:
- the LOC125878535 gene encoding uncharacterized protein LOC125878535: protein MCQSTRGFEPMLKESINHFLASYRNGSCDFSVFESIFFRLVQTMPDPPLEITWFYSAVTFHSSKSAGFSKTIVAKDLFQLLISCSCSCNGTKKIALLAPLIYVLHDIVCEFSRNGLCLTSEIRELVEKIVDYICLCLVVPENGNVIDEDIVCFEELAGVWMVDLVGKCAKLEENLGVFFPIVRVEVQKGQKSRRGIRDLAGIVMCEVFLLALSLKFNMRFVNEEFQKDARNWAIQTLKQFQNIEFLDMLLRILSEKKLVVTALLSFEDAVVLQKLLYDAVILVDHSFISSGRWFQPPESYFRNLVLLWSLVVDNAIQFAREICDQDRLTAYVNAFSESQLPSELLKWVSVRAGTEENLSNPKPMTPKALIKWLFVLEDQGLWVFDHDKLKFDAKAAICISRPDCFLPEVQPRGWTDKEREHREGKCIGDEEMNDSLDKTFSNAYLCKDKLPIDSSRKRKDLVKDTDIRGTPVKLVKYNVRESPNREKFLPFSDEDMEVMG, encoded by the exons ATGTGTCAATCAACAAGGGGCTTCGAGCCCATGTTGAAAGAATCAATCAATCACTTCTTGGCCTCATACCGAAATGGAAGTTGTGATTTCTCTGTTTTTGAGTCCATTTTCTTTCGTTTAGTCCAAACAATGCCTGACCCACCTCTTGAAATTACATGGTTTTACTCTGCTGTCActtttcactcttcaaaatcaGCTGGTTTTAGCAAAACTATTGTTGCTAAGGACTTGTTTCAGTTGCTAATTTCGTGTTCGTGTTCATGTAATGGGACGAAAAAGATTGCCTTGCTTGCCCCGTTAATCTATGTTTTGCATGATATAGTTTGTGAGTTTTCGCGAAATGGATTGTGCTTGACTAGTGAAATTAGGGAGTTGGTAGAGAAAATTGTTGATTATATATGTCTATGTTTGGTTGTGCCTGAAAATGGAAATGTGATTGATGAGGATATTGTTTGTTTTGAGGAATTGGCTGGGGTTTGGATGGTTGATTTGGTTGGGAAGTGTGCTAAACTTGAGGAGAACTTAGGAGTTTTCTTTCCGATTGTTAGAGTTGAGGTTCAGAAAGGTCAGAAAAGTAGGCGCGGGATCAGGGATCTAGCTGGTATTGTAATGTGTGAGGTGTTCTTGCTTGCTTTGTCTTTGAAGTTTAATATGAGGTTTGTAAATGAGGAGTTCCAAAAGGATGCACGAAACTGGGCAATTCAGACTCTCAAGCAGTtccaaaatattgaatttttag ATATGCTTCTCAGAATTCTCTCGGAAAAAAAGCTTGTGGTCACTGCCTTATTG AGTTTTGAAGATGCAGTTGTTCTACAGAAACTTTTGTATGATGCTGTGATACTGGTTGATCATTCATTTATAAGTTCTGGCAGATGGTTTCAGCCACCAGAATCCTACTTCAGGAACTTGGTTTTGCTATGGTCCTTGGTAGTGGACAACGCCATACAGTTTGCTAG GGAAATATGTGATCAAGATAGGCTGACTGCTTATGTAAATGCTTTCTCTGAGTCTCAGCTACCCAGTGAGTTACTTAAATGGGTCTCTGTCCGAGCTGGCACAGAAGAGAACCTGAGTAATCCAAAACCTATGACACCTAAAGCTCTCATAA AGTGGCTTTTTGTCCTGGAAGACCAAGGTCTCTGGGTGTTTGATCATGACAAACTGAAGTTCGATGCCAAGGCAGCAATATGCATTTCAAGGCCGGACTGCTTTCTCCCTGAAGTTCAGCCCAGAGGCTGGACTGATAAAGAGAGAGAGCATAGGGAAGGAAAATGCATTGGGGATGAGGAAATGAACGATTCATTGGACAAAACATTCTCTAATGCTTACCTCTGTAAAGATAAATTGCCTATTGATAGTAGCAGAAAGCGCAAAGATCTAGTGAAGGACACAGATATAAGAGGAACACCAGTCAAGCTTGTTAAGTATAATGTTCGTGAAAGCCCAAACAGAGAGAAGTTTCTTCCTTTCTCTGATGAAGATATGGAAGTGATGGGGTGA